tttttcatccaaaaatgttacCTTTGTAAAATTGCACACTTGTAAATAATATCTGTACTTCATTTAAATAGCTAGCACATATGTTTTCCCTCTTTACTTCTACTTCTGtattaagtgcattttaaattttctgtttcttatattaGTGTTATATTCCATCTGtactgtttaattttatttaatagtcTAATGTTCACACATAGGAGGATGGCTTGATCTTCACAGTTAAACGctcaaatattttgaatacctgTTTGCAATGTGATTCATGCACAACTGATGATGCTCCTTAAATTTGCACTAATCTAGAATTGTTTTACCAAACTATTTACAGTGTGCAGTCTAACACAGGCAACcatattttttttcacctttagTAGTCTGAAGATGACAAACCAGAAACAGAGGAACAAATAACTTACAGAGAAGATTTACAAGCCATACCAGCCTCTCAAAGTGAGTTATCATGGATATTCATGTAAAACATCTAATAAAACTGatcaactaaataaaacaaataaaatattcatacaaAACCAGAACGCAAGAGAGTCCTAACCTATATATAATAAAGTAATTCTtcactaaaaaaaatgtaacaacatcTGTGTCTGAATATTATCAAGAGCACTCACGTGACTGTGTTCAAACTCGTCATATCACGCGGGTCAATCACAAATGCTCCAGCTCTGTGAATTAAACTGCAGACTAAATCCCCGCGAGGCTATAAATATTCACGAATTCAGTTCCGTTGATTTGAACTGTGTGTCCGTTACTCCGGAACCGGAAGCGGAAGCGTCATCAGTGAGCGCTTGAGCAGATCTGGCGCCTTCTGCTGGACGCTCGCGCATTTATAACTTTAACTTCTCATTTACACTTTATTATTTCAGATACACTGTATTTACACGAAATACAAGAAACTATTGAAACACGGTAAAGATCTGAATAGTTTCCCCCGTACGAATAAATTCTTTGTTATACACAGTGAAAGAGTAAGAGAATTAGACAGGTTTATTAAAgtcatgtatttattattgtttttacattgCATACATTTCTAAGTGATCAGAGGGTATCAGTTGTCAGAAATAATCCTTTAATGATTTTAGCTTTTAAAGCTCTACAAAGAGACCTAATGCCTCTTGCTTCACCGTTTTCAACACAAATTAATAACTcaatatagcccctttcacactgcacgtcggacccgcaatattcccgtaacattacctggtcgccttctgtgtgaaagcaaccacgtcccggaattgattaccgaatcgaacccgggtcggggacatagtaacattgcggtaatcgatccggaacgagcgctgtgtgaacaaaagccagatctaattccgtgtcgaagtgatgacgcgcgttatcgcgcgactcttttaccggctgttttgattcgcgacgaaaacatatgtgcaaactgtaatgaagcagagatcagttagttcctcactttcctcgctgacgctgagatcgtttgcttgcttcagttaaagtataacgtgacAAGCGTTGTCGACtggtacattacacgtcacgcgctgatgtcacgtgtcgttacgggatcttcaagggttgtgtgtgaaagcacgcacatataccgggtcatcactggcagtgtgaaagtgccaaatctagcgaccagggaacaattacaggaacactttacccctgtatttgccggaatggcagtgtgtaAGGGGCTTATGTTTCATATCTGAAATAATATACCTTATTCAtagaatatttttctgttttcttaaaTTACGTGTAAAAATCCACAAAATAATGGCGATAATAATTTAGGAAATCCCAACCAGACGGTGCAACTGGCTCCATTACTGAAAcagttaaaaaagaaagaaaaatgtttaaaaacaatgagTTTAATGAGTGGAAGCAACAGCTGCAAAaccaaaaactgtaaaatataaataagaaatcctaattttaataaagtacaaaaacttaatttaaactttaacaaacacttttttttttagaggttcactaaataactaaataaatgaataaagccaAATGACTTGCAGCAACTGAACATGAAATACAAACAGATCTCAAGATCTCAGCATCttcaattattaataaatcaaatcagtgcagtacaattctctggactctctagatcaataattatcaaaaaattttAAACATTCGCATTTGGACTGTTACGACAGGGCCATTTCATAATATGGTCTTTAACTACTGAACCCAAATGTCTATAAATCTTAAAACAAAACCCAAAACGTCACAGAACTTTGTAAAGCATTACATGATTCTAACCAATCATCCAACATTTTATGGAGACTGGACAGAAACTGACACTGTAATAGTTATGAAGGGTAAACATTTTTCAGACATTTTAGTCTTGTCAATTATGCAACATCATGATTAAATTTAAACCTGAAAAATATGATAAACAGGACACTTCCAGTAAGCATTTTATTACCtgcaagttattaaaaaaaaaatctgtatctacGACAtaatgtgtatctgtgtgtgtgagcatgtttaGTCTGTATTAAGTAATAGACTGTGTTTTAAGTAAGAAAgtttaacattttcattactaTGTGATGAGTCTCCCTCCCCTCTTCAATGTATTATGAATTAATAgcaatgtattaataaaaaaaggttacatTTAATCAACAATAACTCATATCTCTCTATCTACTGACTTCAAGTGGGAATGCGTATCGGTAAGGTTTTGTAGCAAATTAACTCAATaaagaaatgcatataaataattacaattaattatgaatatttaacattatgTATATCAGATGCCAGTAGTAAATGTAGCAGAATTTAATTCCCATCAactaatctgttcgtccagcaaaCATTCAGTATGATTTCGTAActccaaaaaattatatttccatGGCCACAGAATATAAGTTTCTTACAGAATGAATGTTTTAGAGCATATAGCTAAATCATTTCGTAAAAGGgacattattcacaagcagtgacACAATCAGAAACTCATGTAATCTGTGCACAAgagttttattaactaaacactaacACAAACTAGTCTAACACATTTCTTAACCAATAGAGATCTACACTTTCGGAGGGAAAGTTTACGACTGTCGTCGCAGCAtggtattttgtatatttaatggCATTGGGTGTTGATGCAAAACTACTAAAGATTCTCAGAGCATTATCATGTAGTGTAGGTATCAACATATGTACACTCTCAATTAGATCATCAAAACACAAATTCAAAGAGACCAAACATGGTATAGATGAGGTTATTTTAACTAGTGATCTATCATaatgcatgcataaaacagtatacaatacaaAAGACAATATACGAGAACAGTAATAATATACACAGTGACCTGGCGATATGCGTGTTCTTTCAGAGAAAGTGTTTTTTCCCTATGAATTAACTAGAGAAGAGTCTTTTATGGGCATTATGGGTGTCTCCTATGGGGAAAGGTAGTGAGAGGGAGGACtctaactttaaaatattatctaATCTGATTGATAACCATGATCGTTTCACTTAGGACAACATTCAGGACAAAAGCTACTTCAGAAAAGGCTCTTCCATTGACTAATGCCTTTACTTTTCTTTGCCAAATTGAAGTAGCTTCTGTTATTCTGTTTCCCTCATCAGCAGCTCGCACAGTGTTTCCTAACTAGAGATAAGATACGACTTTATAAGATAGGATAATAATACTAAATCAAGTTAAGATTTGCTTCTGTAATACGAATTTGAAACAAATCCTAATTTAACATACATCTTAAGTTGAGACCTGAGATAAGAAATTTTCCGTAACCCGCCCCATGGGATATCATTTATATCATGAAGCAAAATGATgtacaataataaacctttgtgACATTGTTCTTTGGGGAGAAAATTTATCTTTGAGTTGATCTGAATCTCAGTTGAATCTGCTGGTTTTGAAGATGAACTTTATTCACTGAGAAAACTTCAGATAATGTTTCTTTGTCTTGTCACTGGTAATGACAGATTTATCCAGATGATATTTCACAGCTTGATCCATTATTGTGTCACATTTGGTGAGGAAGCAGCATCAGATCTGAAAATGATCTACtaactgtgtttgttttttgtatgatTGAGTAGAGAAGATGAATGTTTGAAACACTTCCCACATGCagtgcagtgatacggtttctctccagtgtggatcctctcatgtctttttagatgtgatgacacactgaatctcctgtcacagtgtgaacacttgtaaggtttctctccagtgtggatcctctcgtgtgttttcaggtaTTCTGATCGACTGAATCTGtcatcacagtgtgaacacttataaggtttctctccagtgtggatcctctcatgtctttttagatgtgatgacacactgaatctcttttcacagtgtgaacacttgtaaggtttctctccagtgtggatcctctcatgtctttttagatgtgatgacacactgaatctcttttcacagtgtgaacacttgtaaggtttctctccagtgtggatcatctcatgtaatatatatcaaatcatatcaaatattgttttaatcgaaaactctttccacacaaatgacatgaatgtggcTTCTCCTTCGCATGAAGTTTCAGGTGTTTTGTCAGGTTTGAAGACCACAAAAATGTTTTCccgcattgatcacatgtgtgtggtttctctccagtgtggatgttcatgtgtacCTTAAGAGATGATGATTGTGAGAAACTCTTCccgcattgatcacatgtgtgtggtttctctccagtgtggatgttcatgtgtgtCATAAGGTTTGATGACcatgtgaaactcttcccgcacagATTACAAgtgaacggtttctctccagtatgaactctcatgtgtaGCTTGAGAAGAGCTTTACTTGTGAAACTcctcccgcactgatcacaagtgaacggtttctctccagtgcgGATGTTCATGTGTCCCTTGAGAAGAGCTTTGcttgtgaaactctttccacactgagtgcaggggaaagatttcttcttcttccttttctttaaatctttctgtaTGGGTTTTTTCTCCGTATCTGACATGATTTTTCTTCTCAGATTCACTCAATTCTTCTCTCTCCTCATTATGTTCAATCAGCTctgaaacaaaagtaaaaatcatatatattttcattaacttgtttaaaaaaaaaaacactaaaaggacataaaactgaaaattataaacagggtttctgcagggtttattcagtcaaatttaagactttctaGACCTTTTTATGACTACTAGGATTTGAATTTActgttgcaatcaaaattactcaaccccccagagactgcagtactttacaaatacaagcctttctgaagatccaggataaaataaaaattgcatctataacagttcactggcatattaaaagtgatattgtcaatatataatgtaatatttttgagttataagatttttttataatactgctgtgtcataattattcaaccccgattcaacattgctgtttttaaatcacttatttgcatggtggggaataaaacagtctcaaaacacaattaagcttttagaaactctattaaaaacagaattagcttgagctgttacacatacagtttgGCCCATGCATGTGCttaagttgagtagcaaaaatgtcaacagagatgtcatgaaagctaaagagaataaatatcatagtactttagaaaggctaaggctatatgaagatttccaagagacacagctctcagccgtATTCCCTaagtttaaagtgtgttttaccagaaaaactttgagggtgttgaagaaaaagcacaatatcataaaacgttttatcagagcaactgagaaaaacctgcaatgtacagccaaagacttgcaagatgacccgatgaaaggaggaaaaccatttcaaagcattgtgtaagaagatcactagacaagtatggccttcatgttgagacatcttgtagaataccactcttgatcaagaagaacaaaggacaacTTTAACTTGATAACATTtatttgtgtagacctgtggagctctggaggaatgttatatggagtgatgtgaccaaactgcaactttttggacccatggatcagcggtatgtctggtgcaaaacaggcaaagctcataagcagaacaCTGTATCAAGATGGTggcgcgtccacacgcagcggcttctctctgtcccgacagaacggtgttttcgtgttttttgtcttgtgagtcgcagtgtttttgtacgttgtcttcgcgtctacctgtctgtaagcgcaaatacagtcgcgagtttctgaTCGATGTCGGCAggaccgcatttttacagttaaactccgcgcacgcagaacagctgcgggatcttgatctgctacggaggccttcaccatcaccgacccccactactgcatctcgcccacagcggaggcgccacaagcatAGTAagagggggaagcgcggaggtatccgggctaggctaacggctaacccacacaagccatctgtcCCCACCATCATACTGGCTAACCTACGCTCGTTGgataataaactggactacatccgattattacgctcaactcagaggactgtaagagactgttgtgtttttgtgttcacggaaacatggctcagcaacagcgttccagatggcgctattcagctcgaccagctgacgtgctatagagcggacagagctctcgttgCGGGAGGATAAACCcgcggcggcgggctttgtgtttacatcaatgacgcgtggtgccgcgatactgttgtgatctgcaaacactgctcacccctggtggagtttatgattattaagtgccggccgttctatctgccgagggaatatactgctatactgctcatttcagttTACATTCCCCCAAACAACAGctgcaacaggaacgacgcactaaatgaactgtaccagcacatcagtgagcagcagacagcacaccccgatgcttttctcatcatagctggggatttcaaccatgctgaccttaagagtgtgtttccaaaaatacaccagcacatcaactttccaacacgaggtaataacattttggactttgtttacaccacacagagaggagcttacaaagccctccccctcccccacctcggagcttcagaccacatcactgttacgctaatgcctgcatacagaccactcattaaagtcgccaaaccagtttacaaacagattaaagtgtggccagaaggatcatcagatgttcttcaggactgcttcaatacaactgactgggacatgtttaaacaggctgccacatgcaataacaccactgactgtcactgcctacatcaataagtgtattgatgatgtaacagtcacaaaaaccatcactgtccgggccaaccagaagccatggatgacaggggaggtctacagactcctgaagacacggaatgctgccttcagagctggagatgaggtgggcctgagaacagctagggccaacctgtcccgtggcatcagagaggctaagaaacagcactccaggaggatagctcatcaattcagtgacagcagagacactaggaacctgtggcaggggatacagaccattacggactacaagcccccaccccggacctgtgacaacaacatctctctgctgaacgagctgaacaccttcttcgctcgctttgagcaacaaaacagcaccactgcacagaagactccacctcctcccggtgaccaggtgatgacgctgaccccagacagcgtgaggagatccttcagcaggatcaatgcacgcaaagctccgggtcctgacaacatcccagggcgtgtactgagagactgtgcagcagaactcactgatgtcttcacagacattttcaacatatcactgagtcaggctgttgttcccacatgctttaaaaccactaccatcatcccagt
The nucleotide sequence above comes from Carassius gibelio isolate Cgi1373 ecotype wild population from Czech Republic chromosome B3, carGib1.2-hapl.c, whole genome shotgun sequence. Encoded proteins:
- the LOC127952220 gene encoding protein krueppel-like, with the translated sequence MIHTGEKPYKCSHCEKRFSVSSHLKRHERIHTGEKPYKCSHCEKRFSVSSHLKRHERIHTGEKPYKCSHCDDRFSRSEYLKTHERIHTGEKPYKCSHCDRRFSVSSHLKRHERIHTGEKPYHCTACGKCFKHSSSLLNHTKNKHS